The Triticum urartu cultivar G1812 unplaced genomic scaffold, Tu2.1 TuUngrouped_contig_6871, whole genome shotgun sequence genome includes the window ttcgagtctgtcgagtggaacacctccaagtcgattgaaagatgatttcttctggagatgtccttgggtaggtcagtttggacaggtccatgcccctaccctaggtacatagcttcatcagcgcCGGCGAGCAGAGGTGACGCGAGGTGGATGACGGCTCGATCCAGCTGACTTGGGGATCTCCAGCTCGAACGCGTGGTCGGGGAGGAAGTAGAAGTCGTCGGCGGTCCTTCTGGCGCTGTCCTAGGCGACTGGTCGCGGTGGTGGTGCGACGACGGCAGCGAGCACGTTGGGTGAGGGAGAAGTTgccccccgatccagatcggggggaagaggaggcgaacgtgggggggggggggggtggggggccGGCCTAGTGGGGTGGCCGACGGGGCCGGCTGGGTCGAGGCCCAGTGAGGgctttctttttattttttgtttgtttgtttctttctattttgtaatttcttttctttttatttattttctgttttatttctagtttctttttcatttagtttttatCTAATATTAAAATGATCCCTAATTTAGTAATACATTAAAACCCACTACAACAATAGGTTTTACCCCAAAGCAGTTTAGTTTAGTATTTTGTTAATTATAAAAGCATTTAAATATTggtttttgctactgttttattcaCCTAAGGGTAtttaattttttttataaaaatgtggtttcttaaccataattacctatgcattatttggcacgTTTAGagcattttagttttaatgtttggaaacttttattgtttgactttatttttaaaatttgaactgggtttcgaactgacgcgagattagcaacaatAATCGAGGTGACATGACATCATTAGCGGAGGTTACTGTAGACAAGGACTCTGATAATTGTCACACATCAGGTACTAGCACATGGCAAATCAAACGTTTTTTAGCAAGCTTAGTTAAGCAAGGATGATAACTTTAGGTTGTAAACATGACAACTTCCTGCTTCAATTTATTTTTGATAGAAACTTGCAGTGTGTCGTTGAAATTTGTCATCCATGCATGACTGAAATTGTCATTGAAAAACGTCAGAGCCGGAGTGTCACGCACCTGGCTGTGGCACTTTCATTTGGGAAAAACAATGGCATGGATTCAACATATACAAATCACGTCACAAAATCTCAAACAGAAATTCGAATCTATCTCCGAAACAAAGACAAAACTAACTATGAATTCAGCCATATCTACGTGGATACTCTGGCTGCGCCGAACACCGGGGAAAACAAGACAAGAAGGCGTATTCCGCGTTTACGTGTTCGCCGGAACGGCTCTTCTTTATCCTCTCGCCGAGCAACCGACGCCGTCCACTCCGGCTTCGCCAGTTCGCCTCCTTCGCCGTCGCCATGGCCGACGCTAAATCCCAAGGCCGAGCACCGACTACCGCTCCCGCTCCCGCTCCCGCTCCCACATGGGCGCAACGGACCGAGGCCCTGACACACATCCTGACCCACCCGTCCCACTCGCCGTCGCTCCACTCGCAGCTCTTCCTCGCGTCCCGCGTCCCGTGCCCACCTCGGGGCTCCTCCTACCCGCCTTTCCTCTGCCCCGGCGCGTCGCTCCTCCGGTGGGCCCTCACCTCCGTCTTCCTGCCCCGCGCCGCGCGCCTTGGCCTGCCGCCTTCGTCCTGGCGCTCCCGGTGCCCCTTCCAGCTCCCGCCGCCGCTCGTGCCCTCCGCCGGCATCGAGCCGGCACCGGAGCGGTGGACCGAGGCCGAGCTCCGGGGGTACGCGCAGCGGCGGCGGGCTCGGAGGGGGCCCATGAGGACGCGGCCGCCGGTGTCCATGGCGGGGGGGGGGCTGACGACCGTGCCCAACATCGTGATCATCGTGGTCATCATGCGCGAGCTCTTCTGGGTCCGGCCTGGCCGCTTCTGAGCCATTCAGGTAAGCGGATGCTCACGCAGCCGTGCGAGTTCTTCAACTGTGGACTGCGGTGCACTGACATTGTGTGATAGTAGCATATTTGTTATACAAAACAAATCGTCGACTGCAGCTTGCGAAATTGTGACACTATTTCCAGCGTCTTCCAGTTTGGGTAGAACTTGTTAATGCAGTGTTATTTGTTACTCGTACAACTTTTAGCTGCAGATGTTGCTCAACTAGGCTTCTCCAAAGAGAAAGCATCCAAGTCTGAGATAGATGCTGCGATCACCTGTTTTAGCTGCAGATGTTGCTGAACTAGCCTTCTCCAAAGCACAAGTCTGGGACAGATGCCGCGCTAACCTGTTCAACTGTTCAGCGAGAAACAACAAATCGATGTATGCTAGTGCAATTCTAATACATTTTGTCTGTCATGCTAGTAAGACCCTTGTGCAATGCTAATAAAACAGAAGTTAAACATAGTGTAGTAGTAAGCTATAACTTTTTATGTTTATCAAGTATGGACTATGGACAAAGGATGTAGTTACTTATTATATGCAAGACATATTGGGAGTCATAGGCCAGCCAATATGAAGGTTATGATATCGAGGTCCGCTCACAAGATTCGATGAGCTTTGGCCGTTTGGCGTAAATAGGTAGCCATTGTTTTGTGGATTTGGATTTTGACCTAGGtggtgaagattggagattgGCGGAGGGGATCAGGCGACGGGAGACAGCAGGAGCTAGGAGGTGATGGGAGAGTGTTGCTTGCTGCTATGTTCATAAATTTTACATGGCCCTTTGTGAGGGCTGAAATGAGAGTGTctgaaaagtaaaaaaaataaaaaatcgaGGGAAGAATGTCTGAAAAGTAAAAACTAGTGATATCAGATAGGGAACTCTGCCTATGTTGTCTCAACATAGCCGGTCCCAAGCCCGGGTAAAGGAGGAGGGTTGTGATAGGCTTGGCGAGCCAACGTAAAAACTCAGCcactcttatggagatgaaacccaaaagatccggaatgatgatatacgagatagagttggggtagcaccaattgaagagaagcttgtcctacatcgtctgagatggtttgggcatattcagcgcaggcctctagaagctccagtgcatagcggacggctaaagcgtgtGGAGATTGTCAAGAGAGGTCGGGGttgaccgaatttgacatgggaggagtccgttaagagagacctgaaggattggagtatcaccaaagaactagctatggacaggggtgcatggaatcttgctatccatgtgccagagccatgagttggtcgcgagatcttatgggtttcacctctagcctaccagaacttgtttgggactaaaggctttgttgttattgttgttgtagAGATATCAGATAGGGGTAATGTGGCACCACAGTATGCCACCTATGGGAGCAGCGAGAACTGATAATTCTTATTGAAGTGCATGTTGTAGATGCATATTAGCTTTATTAGCCATCTTTTTCGAGTCTGCAAGTTAGTTACAGTGATTTTCTGTATTACTGAATAGGACTGATGTTTGGTGCAGGATCAGGAGGCACATGGATCTCAACTGCTCCATCAAGCACCTGGGTCATCTTATGCATTTTAGGGCGTGTCGCTTGCTCCTGTCATTGCAGTAGTTGGAGTTCCCTGGTTCGATCACTTGCCATACTCAACCTATTTACAGGTTGACTCCACACACCGCAGTGCCACTGCCACAAACAGCTGGACCCTCTTCATGTCAAGGGAAGCTGCCTTGTCTTCCAGCACCAGAAGATTGATATATCCAGCCCAGTCCGTTAGAATTGCTCTATCCTCATGAGATATTTCTTGTTCAACATTTTACCTGCAAGATATGAGCTCCAAAAAGGGTAGATGAGGGGAAGGTTTACAAGGATAGAGCGTCCATGGAGCAAAAGAGGTCCCAAGGACCCAATAATATGTCTTGTCTTTCTTCCGCTTGTCGTGTCATTGCTAATCTCAGATCAGGAGCTGCTGTTCTTTGGCACGTTTAGATACAGTGTTCTGCTCATGGTGCTTTTCGCCTTTCTGTTAGACAGCAGCAGCTCCTTCCAGCAATGAACTTGGTGAAATACCAGACTGCCAAAAAACAAAACTTGGTGAAAAAAAGTGCAGAAACAGTTCAACATGCACATCTCATGCAATTATCCTGATTGATAGTGTACTTGTGCTCATGGCAGCAAGAGCCCAGTCCACAGCTATCACTGAAAGTAGATCAAACTGGTTGGATGTTGAATGATGTTCATCAAAGTCACGACTCTGGGCTTGGACGTCTGCTTGGCACCCTCTGTACTTCTGCTGATCAATGAATGCATAACATGTTGGGAACTGGCAAATGGCAACCCACCTCTGGTTCCTGGTCCAGTCAAATCTGCAGTACCTGTGCTTTAATTTTGTGTTGAACTGCTGTGGTACATGTTCAGCGTGCATACTCTGCTTGCATCTCCTGTTACAACGATGTTGCAGATGCCCCTTGAGATGAAGTTGCAGGAACGTTCCACTGGATGCTCGCTGCTGCCATCTTTGGTAGATGCATCGCCGGAATTCGCCATCTGTTTCAAGCTGGGACGGTGGTGGTGGTCTGCCATGCAGGTCATCTCCACATATGTGATGCTGGCACGGTGAAGTACTACCAGCTGTGAGCCGCTCCTGACGATGTCACTGGACCAAGACGAGCTGTATTGGTTTCCACAGAGTGCAGCCACAGCGTAAAACACGGGGTCTCTCTCATAATCTTGCACATTGAGGAGAAGC containing:
- the LOC125531193 gene encoding uncharacterized protein LOC125531193, whose protein sequence is MADAKSQGRAPTTAPAPAPAPTWAQRTEALTHILTHPSHSPSLHSQLFLASRVPCPPRGSSYPPFLCPGASLLRWALTSVFLPRAARLGLPPSSWRSRCPFQLPPPLVPSAGIEPAPERWTEAELRGYAQRRRARRGPMRTRPPVSMAGGGLTTVPNIVIIVVIMRELFWVRPGRF